One segment of Maridesulfovibrio ferrireducens DNA contains the following:
- the ileS gene encoding isoleucine--tRNA ligase, which produces MSDYKKTLCLPKTKFPMKANLKQREPEMLKRWEETGVYNKMVEANKDAEQYVLHDGPPYANGHIHMGTAMNKVLKDIIVKSRNMQGQKAEYVPGWDCHGLPIEHKVSQDLKKKKKDLPTLIIRKLCREYALKYVDIQRKEFKRLGVMGAWDNPYLTLKPEYEAATARELGRFMENGSVVRGKKPIHWCCSCKTALAEAEVEHEDHTSPSIYVRFPLNDPKVLEVLPSDISSKMDLSRTFVCIWTTTPWTLPDNMAVALHPEFDYCVAEVNGDFYILAERLLPVCAESFGWDKYNVLGTFEGAKLEGAVADHPFYNRKSPIVLADYVTLDSGTGCVHTAPGHGREDFETGNRYGLEVYSPINNDGVFLQEVEFFAGLNVFEANPKVIEKLEEVGNLLARENITHSYPHCWRCKEPVIFRATTQWFISMEKNDLRKNTLKAIQNDVNWIPAWGENRIFKMIENRPDWCISRQRNWGVPIIALICQDCDEVYNEAKWVFSIVDEFEKHENGCDYWFEKSVEELAPAGLKCPKCGGNHWAKETDILDVWFDSGTSFAAVVEKRPELRFPADLYLEGSDQHRGWFHSSLLASMATRKTPPYRTVLTHGYVVDKHGKKMSKSIGNVIAPQEIIDQHGAEILRMWVSAVNYQEDVRISDEILSRLVDAYRRIRNTCRYLLGNLDGFNPETDAVSVSELLPTDHFALDLIKRQHEVIQKAYTDFEFHKVYHTLHNLCTTDLSAFYLDIIKDRLYVSGEKSLKRRSAQTVLWQTMMMLLTDMAPILSFTSEEVFSHLPEEMKCGVDTVFAIRPKLLTPALSNDERTKWELLLDVRREVTKAIEPLRRERVIGHSLDTQITLFADETITKALESVDMREFFIVSGAEVKPLAEADSDAVKPEELEGLAVGVVKSEGEKCSRCWRYDTLGSNAEHPELCPRCTAVLAGE; this is translated from the coding sequence ATGAGCGATTACAAAAAGACCCTGTGTCTGCCCAAAACAAAATTTCCAATGAAGGCAAACCTCAAACAGCGCGAACCTGAAATGCTTAAACGCTGGGAAGAGACCGGGGTTTATAATAAAATGGTCGAGGCTAATAAAGATGCAGAGCAATATGTTCTGCATGACGGGCCTCCGTACGCCAACGGGCACATTCACATGGGTACTGCCATGAACAAAGTGCTTAAAGACATCATCGTTAAATCCCGCAACATGCAAGGCCAGAAAGCTGAATACGTTCCCGGATGGGATTGTCATGGTCTGCCTATTGAACACAAGGTTTCGCAGGATCTTAAGAAAAAGAAAAAAGATCTCCCTACTCTTATTATACGTAAACTTTGCCGTGAATACGCACTTAAATATGTAGATATTCAGCGTAAGGAATTTAAACGTCTTGGCGTAATGGGCGCATGGGATAATCCATATCTTACACTGAAACCAGAGTATGAAGCAGCAACAGCCCGTGAACTCGGACGTTTCATGGAAAATGGTTCTGTAGTAAGAGGGAAAAAACCGATTCACTGGTGCTGCTCATGTAAAACAGCTTTGGCTGAAGCAGAAGTTGAACACGAAGATCATACTTCTCCTTCAATTTATGTCCGCTTTCCTCTAAATGATCCGAAAGTTCTGGAAGTTCTTCCTTCTGACATTTCATCTAAGATGGATTTGTCCCGTACATTTGTATGTATCTGGACCACTACTCCGTGGACATTGCCCGACAATATGGCAGTGGCTCTGCACCCTGAATTTGATTATTGCGTCGCCGAAGTAAATGGTGATTTTTACATACTTGCTGAAAGACTCCTTCCTGTTTGCGCAGAATCTTTCGGTTGGGATAAATATAATGTCCTCGGAACCTTTGAAGGTGCTAAACTTGAGGGCGCTGTTGCGGATCACCCTTTCTACAACAGAAAGTCTCCTATAGTTTTGGCTGATTATGTAACATTAGACAGTGGTACAGGCTGTGTTCACACGGCTCCCGGCCATGGTCGCGAAGATTTTGAAACAGGAAACCGCTACGGACTTGAAGTTTATTCTCCTATAAATAATGACGGCGTTTTCCTCCAGGAAGTTGAATTTTTCGCGGGACTTAATGTTTTTGAAGCTAATCCTAAAGTAATCGAAAAGCTCGAAGAAGTGGGCAACCTGCTTGCACGGGAAAACATTACTCATTCCTATCCGCATTGCTGGCGTTGTAAAGAGCCGGTTATTTTCCGCGCAACCACACAGTGGTTCATTTCAATGGAAAAAAACGACCTGCGCAAAAACACCCTTAAAGCTATTCAGAATGACGTAAATTGGATTCCAGCTTGGGGCGAAAATCGTATCTTCAAAATGATTGAAAACAGACCTGACTGGTGTATTTCCCGTCAGCGTAATTGGGGTGTGCCCATCATCGCCTTGATTTGTCAGGACTGCGACGAAGTATATAATGAAGCTAAATGGGTTTTCTCTATAGTAGACGAATTTGAGAAGCACGAAAACGGTTGTGATTACTGGTTTGAAAAATCAGTTGAAGAACTGGCTCCTGCCGGACTCAAATGTCCTAAATGCGGTGGAAATCATTGGGCTAAAGAAACCGATATCCTTGATGTATGGTTTGATTCAGGAACCAGTTTTGCCGCTGTTGTTGAAAAAAGACCTGAACTTAGATTCCCTGCGGATTTGTATCTTGAAGGATCAGATCAGCACAGAGGCTGGTTCCACAGTTCCCTGCTCGCCTCTATGGCAACTCGCAAAACACCTCCTTACCGTACGGTTCTGACTCATGGCTATGTTGTTGATAAACATGGTAAAAAGATGTCTAAATCCATCGGTAACGTTATTGCGCCACAAGAAATCATCGACCAGCATGGCGCTGAAATTCTGCGCATGTGGGTTTCAGCTGTAAACTATCAGGAAGATGTCAGAATTTCTGACGAAATCCTCAGCCGTCTGGTTGATGCTTACCGTAGAATCAGAAATACCTGTCGTTACCTGCTCGGTAATCTCGACGGTTTCAATCCAGAAACCGATGCAGTCTCTGTTTCTGAACTTCTGCCTACTGATCATTTTGCACTTGATTTGATCAAAAGACAGCATGAAGTTATTCAAAAAGCTTACACAGACTTTGAATTCCATAAAGTTTACCATACCCTGCATAATCTTTGCACGACTGACCTTTCAGCTTTTTACCTTGATATCATTAAGGACAGACTTTATGTCTCCGGTGAAAAAAGTCTGAAACGTCGTTCAGCACAGACTGTGCTTTGGCAAACAATGATGATGTTGCTTACGGATATGGCTCCAATCCTTTCTTTTACTTCCGAAGAAGTTTTCTCACATCTTCCTGAAGAAATGAAATGCGGAGTTGATACTGTTTTTGCTATCCGTCCGAAACTTCTTACCCCTGCTCTCAGCAATGATGAGAGAACTAAATGGGAACTCCTGTTGGATGTTCGTAGAGAAGTAACTAAAGCAATTGAACCTTTGCGCAGAGAAAGAGTTATCGGTCACTCACTTGATACTCAAATTACTCTTTTCGCAGATGAAACAATCACAAAAGCTCTTGAAAGTGTTGATATGAGAGAGTTCTTTATTGTTTCCGGAGCAGAAGTTAAACCTTTAGCAGAAGCTGACAGTGACGCAGTTAAACCTGAAGAACTTGAAGGACTTGCTGTTGGAGTTGTTAAATCCGAAGGTGAAAAATGCAGCCGTTGCTGGAGATATGACACCCTTGGATCAAACGCAGAACATCCTGAACTTTGTCCGCGCTGTACAGCGGTACTTGCGGGCGAATAA
- a CDS encoding DUF493 family protein: MDESINKFKRVLEEHHEWPCEYTFKFIVPSKSLDELKSLLEGIAHSEKDSKTGKYTSVTATVTADCSDFILNFYQKAATIEGLISL; this comes from the coding sequence ATGGACGAATCAATTAACAAATTTAAAAGAGTTCTTGAAGAACATCATGAATGGCCTTGCGAATACACATTTAAATTTATTGTCCCTTCAAAGTCGCTTGATGAATTGAAAAGCCTTCTAGAAGGCATTGCCCATTCTGAAAAAGATTCCAAGACGGGCAAATATACCAGTGTAACCGCGACAGTTACCGCGGATTGCTCAGATTTTATTTTGAATTTTTATCAGAAAGCTGCAACCATTGAAGGGCTTATTTCTTTATAA
- the ybgF gene encoding tol-pal system protein YbgF, whose product MKKNNFIHRLLISILTLSVITGMSGCVTTSDMESLRMEVRQNRSQLNKKIDSLDQQMDQADKSIRNEIKTSNNPMQTRQANIWVEVNSLKMDVAKLQGSLDSLTLTVQEINGGDSNSTISLRELSQQFSHMRMALESQLDMDLNLIKPHNEKKHPASVSATISQATGIAAVLASSTKKEKTADPAQALYNKALESFKAREYKKAIVDWSEFTKTFPKNSLVPNSIFWEGECYYQLKDYPNAALKYQVVIAKYPSSNKFKSAMLKQGICLIKLGKTKSGKYILEDLVKKAPESAEAKRAKDVIKNLK is encoded by the coding sequence ATGAAGAAAAATAATTTTATACATCGCCTGCTTATTTCGATTTTGACTCTTTCCGTAATTACGGGGATGAGCGGATGTGTCACCACTTCTGATATGGAAAGCCTCAGAATGGAAGTAAGACAAAATAGAAGTCAGCTTAATAAAAAAATTGACTCCCTTGATCAACAAATGGATCAAGCGGATAAGTCTATTCGAAATGAGATAAAAACATCCAATAATCCAATGCAGACCCGTCAGGCAAACATCTGGGTTGAAGTTAATTCCTTAAAGATGGATGTCGCCAAATTACAAGGATCGTTAGATTCTCTTACTCTCACCGTTCAAGAAATTAATGGTGGAGACTCTAACAGTACTATTTCACTTCGTGAACTTTCTCAGCAGTTTAGCCATATGCGCATGGCCCTTGAAAGCCAACTTGATATGGACTTAAACCTGATTAAACCTCATAATGAAAAGAAACATCCTGCATCGGTTTCAGCGACAATAAGTCAAGCAACTGGAATCGCGGCAGTCCTGGCTTCTTCTACTAAAAAAGAAAAAACGGCTGATCCCGCTCAAGCTCTCTATAACAAGGCTCTTGAATCCTTTAAAGCTAGAGAGTATAAAAAAGCGATTGTAGATTGGTCAGAGTTCACTAAAACCTTTCCTAAAAATAGCCTTGTACCGAATTCTATATTTTGGGAAGGAGAGTGTTACTACCAACTTAAAGACTATCCTAACGCCGCATTAAAATATCAAGTTGTTATCGCTAAGTATCCATCGAGCAACAAGTTTAAATCGGCGATGCTTAAACAAGGAATTTGTCTTATTAAATTAGGAAAAACAAAATCCGGTAAATATATTTTGGAAGACCTTGTAAAAAAAGCTCCTGAATCAGCAGAAGCTAAAAGAGCGAAAGACGTTATCAAGAACCTAAAATAG
- a CDS encoding winged helix-turn-helix transcriptional regulator, whose amino-acid sequence MTCSMKDLNGKEYKCFFELTLLVIGGKWKPIILYFLFREKVLRFGELRKRIPEVTERMLTKQLRELESDGLVHREVYKVVPPKVEYTLTPIGERLIPVLESMREWGVEYEEFLYDGEVLKGEGYEKK is encoded by the coding sequence ATGACGTGCAGTATGAAAGATCTTAACGGCAAAGAGTATAAATGCTTTTTTGAGCTTACTTTACTTGTTATTGGTGGCAAATGGAAACCTATAATTTTATACTTCTTGTTTCGAGAGAAAGTTTTGCGCTTCGGAGAACTTAGAAAAAGAATTCCGGAAGTAACTGAACGAATGCTGACAAAACAACTCCGTGAACTTGAATCCGATGGTCTGGTTCATCGCGAAGTGTATAAGGTCGTCCCGCCTAAAGTTGAATATACGCTAACTCCCATAGGAGAACGTTTGATTCCGGTCTTAGAAAGTATGCGGGAATGGGGAGTGGAGTATGAAGAGTTTCTGTATGATGGAGAAGTGTTAAAAGGCGAAGGATATGAAAAAAAATAA
- the lspA gene encoding signal peptidase II gives MKKYSLAGIIAAVIIILDQVTKIAVRNNLELWSSKTLIPDYFNLVYVVNKGAAFGFLNRGDISWQRTFFIVVTIISLGAITMLLKSTNDKDFFQISGLGFILGGAIGNLIDRILYGEVTDFLDIYVGTYHWPAFNVADIAICLGALAMIISIYRNKSNAPDTV, from the coding sequence ATGAAGAAATACTCACTGGCTGGAATTATTGCTGCAGTGATCATTATCCTTGATCAGGTTACCAAAATAGCTGTTCGCAACAATCTGGAACTGTGGTCTTCCAAAACATTGATTCCTGACTATTTCAATCTTGTTTACGTGGTTAATAAAGGAGCCGCTTTCGGTTTCCTCAATCGCGGTGATATAAGTTGGCAACGAACTTTTTTTATCGTTGTGACGATCATTTCATTAGGAGCAATCACCATGTTGCTCAAATCAACAAATGATAAAGATTTTTTTCAGATATCAGGTCTTGGCTTTATACTTGGCGGAGCGATCGGAAACTTAATTGATAGAATTCTCTACGGTGAAGTTACGGACTTCCTGGATATTTATGTCGGGACATATCATTGGCCGGCATTTAATGTCGCAGACATTGCTATCTGCCTTGGAGCTTTAGCCATGATTATTTCAATTTACCGGAACAAGTCTAATGCACCCGATACTGTTTAA
- a CDS encoding M20/M25/M40 family metallo-hydrolase, producing MINRDRILNLFLDLVKIDSPSLKEKDVADYLCSLMQDKGYDIIKDNAGKACGGNTGNIFVRIPATGDGESIAFSAHMDCVNPCCGVVPVVKDDVVYSSGDTVLGGDDKAGLAVMIEALKHLEEESIPHPEIYLMFSICEESGMHGAKNMDATLLPAKNVIVLDSGGAVGTIVIKAPAKAGIKIVFKGKSAHAGITPESGISAIQIAAEAVTHMNLLRIDKETTANLGSIEGGGSTNIVTEQVTLSAEARSTNEESLQSQLDHMKKCCVDAADKFGGACDFDYEISYPALHVDESSMLLAKVEQSCKNISLASSRVSTGGGSDSNILYGKGYGVLTLGIGMSKVHTVEEFIKIKSMTDCAELVAEIMKS from the coding sequence ATGATTAATAGAGATAGAATTTTAAATTTATTTTTAGATTTGGTTAAAATTGATAGTCCTTCCCTCAAAGAAAAAGATGTTGCAGATTATCTCTGCTCTTTGATGCAGGATAAAGGATATGACATCATAAAGGATAATGCCGGAAAGGCTTGCGGCGGAAATACCGGGAATATCTTTGTTCGAATTCCTGCAACGGGTGACGGAGAATCGATTGCCTTTTCTGCTCATATGGATTGTGTAAATCCGTGTTGCGGAGTTGTTCCTGTTGTTAAAGACGACGTTGTGTACAGCTCGGGTGACACTGTTTTAGGCGGCGACGATAAAGCAGGGCTGGCGGTAATGATTGAGGCATTAAAACATCTTGAAGAAGAGTCCATTCCTCACCCAGAAATTTATTTAATGTTTTCTATTTGTGAAGAGTCCGGCATGCACGGCGCAAAAAACATGGACGCCACTTTATTGCCTGCTAAAAATGTTATTGTGCTCGATTCAGGCGGAGCGGTTGGTACCATTGTTATTAAAGCTCCCGCTAAGGCTGGAATTAAGATTGTTTTTAAAGGTAAATCAGCTCATGCGGGCATCACTCCTGAATCAGGAATAAGTGCTATCCAGATTGCAGCTGAGGCTGTCACTCATATGAATCTGCTTCGCATCGACAAAGAAACTACAGCCAACCTCGGAAGTATTGAAGGCGGCGGATCGACAAATATTGTAACTGAGCAGGTTACGCTTTCTGCTGAAGCCCGTTCCACAAACGAAGAATCCTTACAGAGTCAACTTGATCATATGAAAAAATGTTGTGTGGATGCAGCTGACAAATTTGGTGGAGCTTGCGACTTTGACTATGAAATTTCATATCCGGCTCTTCATGTAGACGAAAGCAGCATGCTTTTGGCTAAAGTGGAACAAAGCTGTAAGAATATAAGTCTTGCTTCCAGTCGCGTTTCAACTGGAGGCGGCAGTGATTCCAATATTCTTTATGGAAAAGGGTATGGAGTTTTGACGCTCGGAATTGGTATGAGCAAGGTGCACACTGTCGAGGAATTTATTAAAATTAAATCCATGACCGATTGCGCGGAATTGGTTGCAGAAATTATGAAGAGCTAG
- the lgt gene encoding prolipoprotein diacylglyceryl transferase, translating into MHPILFNIGSLPIYSYSVYLTAGCLMAMAWTMREARLKELPFTMAPVAGIIAIVSGLVGARALYVALYSQEFIHNPVEILYIWQGGLVFSGAFLFGSLSGLLFLKSQKQPLLQWLDCIAPGVALGQTIGRLGCFFAGCCYGKTTSLPWGVTFSDPGSLAPIGHLLHPTQLYHSLAGLLTFVILLIAKNFIKSEGGLTGLFLILFSVCRFIIEFFRADYRGELGPFSLTQFFTLIFFSIGIYLLFIHKHRSA; encoded by the coding sequence ATGCACCCGATACTGTTTAACATTGGATCACTGCCGATATACAGCTACAGCGTATATCTCACAGCTGGCTGTTTGATGGCAATGGCGTGGACAATGAGAGAAGCTCGTCTCAAAGAGTTGCCCTTCACAATGGCTCCCGTTGCCGGAATTATTGCAATTGTCAGCGGACTTGTCGGGGCGCGTGCTCTTTATGTGGCTCTATATTCACAGGAGTTCATTCATAATCCTGTTGAAATTTTATACATATGGCAAGGTGGACTTGTTTTTTCAGGGGCTTTTTTATTCGGATCACTCAGCGGGTTGCTTTTCTTGAAATCTCAAAAACAACCTTTATTACAATGGTTGGATTGCATTGCTCCGGGAGTAGCTCTTGGGCAGACAATTGGACGTCTAGGCTGTTTTTTTGCGGGATGCTGTTACGGAAAAACAACATCTCTTCCGTGGGGTGTTACTTTCTCCGATCCCGGCTCACTTGCGCCGATAGGACATTTATTGCACCCGACTCAATTATACCATAGTCTGGCCGGGTTATTAACATTCGTTATTCTTCTTATAGCTAAGAATTTTATAAAAAGTGAAGGCGGATTAACAGGTTTATTTCTTATATTGTTTTCAGTGTGCAGATTTATTATTGAATTTTTCAGAGCTGATTACAGAGGCGAACTAGGCCCTTTCAGCTTAACTCAGTTTTTCACTTTGATCTTTTTTTCAATTGGAATTTATCTGTTATTTATACATAAGCACAGGAGCGCATAA
- a CDS encoding protein phosphatase CheZ — protein sequence MVNDDQIVRDMMEKVSADLTKSLKESITLAIQKEISKSMSKTLLEGEFYRRINEDLQSGLKDIYQEVAKAKKGPTSSISVSVDANPDDLFNEASDQLDAIMRTTEKATQDIMDIVEKLQDMQFALAAIVKGFESGGVKKEQREELGKINHTLGEDLMNIMTTLSFQDLTGQRIKIIVDTIKSVEKIVLDLYMSTGLKIKAREKTPEKSLEELDKLAETQMSELQGPTEESDQGEVDDLLASLGL from the coding sequence GTGGTTAACGATGATCAAATCGTGCGAGACATGATGGAAAAAGTTTCTGCGGACCTGACTAAAAGCTTGAAAGAAAGCATTACATTAGCGATCCAGAAAGAAATTTCCAAAAGCATGTCTAAAACACTTCTTGAAGGGGAATTTTATCGTCGAATTAACGAAGATCTTCAAAGCGGACTTAAAGATATTTATCAGGAAGTCGCAAAAGCTAAGAAAGGTCCAACATCATCTATATCAGTTTCAGTTGATGCGAACCCCGACGATTTGTTCAACGAAGCATCCGATCAATTGGATGCCATCATGCGAACAACGGAAAAAGCCACTCAGGATATAATGGATATTGTTGAAAAACTTCAGGATATGCAGTTCGCCCTTGCAGCCATTGTTAAAGGCTTTGAATCTGGCGGAGTAAAAAAAGAACAACGTGAAGAGCTTGGTAAGATTAATCATACTCTTGGCGAAGATCTCATGAACATTATGACAACGCTCAGTTTTCAAGATCTCACAGGACAACGAATCAAAATTATTGTTGATACCATTAAAAGCGTCGAAAAAATCGTTTTAGATTTGTACATGTCTACCGGACTCAAAATTAAAGCTCGCGAAAAGACTCCGGAAAAATCACTTGAAGAATTGGATAAATTGGCCGAAACTCAGATGAGCGAATTACAAGGTCCAACAGAAGAAAGTGATCAAGGGGAAGTTGACGATTTACTCGCTTCTTTAGGCTTATAG
- a CDS encoding 4Fe-4S dicluster domain-containing protein, which yields MTENKNFNKIVHLSFPPTVSGRPVICNLGKLYDLSFNILKADINPRHEGNMTLEITGPEEEFHKGINYLKENRIKIIPVTQKISRDEESCMHCGMCLAMCPTGALSLDMQSRKVLFELEKCTACGLCTKICPVRAMEIDPQEKENRTT from the coding sequence ATGACTGAAAACAAAAATTTCAATAAAATAGTCCACTTGTCATTCCCTCCAACCGTTTCAGGTCGCCCTGTTATCTGTAACCTTGGTAAATTATATGATTTAAGTTTTAATATTTTAAAAGCAGACATAAACCCTCGCCATGAAGGGAATATGACTCTTGAAATTACCGGACCTGAAGAAGAATTTCATAAGGGAATAAATTACCTGAAAGAAAATAGAATTAAAATCATACCGGTTACACAAAAAATATCCAGAGACGAAGAATCATGTATGCACTGTGGAATGTGTCTTGCCATGTGCCCTACCGGAGCTCTTTCATTGGATATGCAGTCTCGCAAAGTTCTTTTTGAACTTGAAAAATGTACTGCATGTGGATTGTGCACCAAAATATGCCCCGTCAGAGCAATGGAAATTGATCCGCAGGAGAAAGAAAATAGGACTACATAA
- a CDS encoding PLD nuclease N-terminal domain-containing protein — MFLGNIPTLPAETWMIILGSVGFFALLTLFAIWDAFKREFPSNMEKVGWIQLVIFIPFLGCLAYFILGRNRGKKYEEK, encoded by the coding sequence ATGTTTTTGGGAAATATACCAACCCTTCCAGCCGAAACATGGATGATTATCCTCGGCAGTGTCGGTTTTTTTGCACTACTTACCCTTTTTGCAATATGGGATGCATTTAAAAGAGAATTCCCTTCAAATATGGAAAAAGTAGGATGGATTCAGCTTGTAATTTTTATTCCTTTTTTGGGCTGTCTGGCATACTTTATTCTCGGACGAAACAGGGGGAAGAAATATGAAGAAAAATAA
- a CDS encoding DUF3536 domain-containing protein has translation MSGKFLCVHGHFYQPPREDPWLDMIFPEGSAAPFRHWNERICSESYGPLAWARRMGDKGIFDIINCYEWMSFNVGPTLFRWIERAEPELYAKIIEADAKSLERWGHGNAIAQIYHHVIMPLASDLDKETEVAWAIADFESRFNRKPEGMWLSETACNTASLEALAAQGVVYTLLAPRQAEALAELNSNDWHQVDEGSLNIKEPYLVELPSGKTISVFFYDGGLSQAVAFEGLLKNGEDFWNKLSGASGEGLLSIGTDGETYGHHVEFGEMALAYILSQGATGRDDLNLTNYGAYLAQNPPTRKVKIREDSSWSCYHGVERWRSDCGCCTGGHDGWNQQWRKPLRDGLNEIKTLMDRHFFAVGKNVFNDPRKALVEYGAVLSGSINQADFFKLYFKCKEGSLQADLGWKLLSMQKWALSSFASCGWFFDDLARLEPLNDMSFALRAMEIAESTGLIGLEEKFLQIMAEAKSNEERYGSGVDLWNSKIKPQKDTSGSLIAQGLIRLSAEGAFPVPGEEGRVDWPGASVSITLESNLGSRLKGEAAIRWALESAVNTYKWEWTKEPSVISGEVQIKGIKNGYSEVFKLDQLSWKKRQSLSMAWVKRVSDNSWDRKLLPVIEYGPDIFLGYEDYQSTQIWEQKWKELWSPLVWTYLFTDVLACDDFIAFIKETGRDHPDSAALTERMSTTLCDMLHNQVFMWDKVAEVLSKAKTIEFSLNIWKLQTCYWDKAQNGTVSAELSELLGFDL, from the coding sequence ATGTCTGGAAAATTTTTATGCGTTCATGGGCATTTTTATCAGCCCCCCCGCGAAGACCCTTGGCTGGATATGATATTTCCAGAAGGGAGTGCTGCTCCTTTCAGGCACTGGAATGAAAGAATCTGTAGTGAAAGCTACGGTCCTTTAGCCTGGGCAAGACGCATGGGTGACAAAGGAATATTTGATATAATAAATTGTTATGAATGGATGAGTTTTAATGTCGGCCCGACTCTTTTTCGCTGGATTGAGCGAGCTGAGCCTGAACTTTACGCAAAAATTATTGAAGCCGATGCAAAAAGTCTTGAACGCTGGGGACATGGAAATGCCATAGCCCAGATTTATCACCATGTGATCATGCCGCTTGCATCCGATCTTGATAAAGAAACTGAAGTAGCTTGGGCAATAGCCGACTTTGAATCCAGATTTAATCGTAAACCTGAGGGCATGTGGCTCTCTGAAACGGCCTGTAACACCGCCTCCCTTGAAGCTCTCGCCGCGCAGGGTGTCGTTTACACATTGCTTGCTCCGCGTCAGGCAGAAGCCCTTGCTGAGCTGAATTCAAATGATTGGCATCAAGTAGACGAAGGATCACTTAATATTAAAGAACCTTATCTTGTCGAACTTCCGTCAGGCAAAACTATATCTGTTTTTTTCTACGACGGAGGATTATCGCAAGCGGTTGCTTTTGAAGGACTCCTTAAAAATGGTGAAGATTTCTGGAATAAACTTTCCGGCGCTTCGGGTGAGGGACTACTTTCAATAGGCACTGACGGTGAAACCTACGGTCATCATGTCGAGTTCGGAGAAATGGCTCTGGCCTATATTTTATCGCAAGGAGCTACTGGCCGGGATGACCTTAATCTGACGAACTACGGTGCATATCTTGCGCAAAATCCGCCTACCAGAAAAGTTAAAATACGTGAAGATTCATCATGGAGCTGTTACCATGGCGTTGAGAGATGGCGTTCTGATTGCGGCTGTTGCACTGGAGGTCATGATGGGTGGAATCAGCAATGGAGAAAGCCTCTTAGAGACGGGTTGAATGAAATTAAAACGTTGATGGACAGGCATTTTTTTGCAGTTGGTAAGAATGTATTTAATGATCCCCGCAAAGCTTTAGTTGAATATGGAGCGGTGCTTAGCGGATCTATAAATCAAGCTGATTTCTTCAAGCTTTACTTTAAGTGCAAAGAAGGTTCGCTTCAGGCTGATTTAGGGTGGAAGCTTTTATCCATGCAGAAATGGGCTTTATCTTCATTTGCAAGCTGTGGATGGTTCTTTGATGATCTGGCTCGACTTGAACCGCTAAATGATATGTCCTTTGCGCTTAGAGCTATGGAGATAGCCGAAAGTACTGGGCTGATCGGTCTTGAGGAGAAGTTTTTACAAATTATGGCCGAAGCCAAATCCAACGAAGAAAGATACGGTTCAGGTGTGGATCTCTGGAACAGTAAAATTAAACCACAAAAAGATACTTCGGGAAGTTTAATAGCGCAGGGTCTTATAAGACTTTCCGCAGAAGGCGCATTCCCAGTTCCGGGTGAAGAAGGGCGTGTAGATTGGCCCGGGGCTTCAGTTTCGATAACACTTGAAAGTAATTTGGGTTCAAGGTTGAAAGGAGAGGCCGCAATCAGATGGGCCCTTGAATCCGCTGTTAATACTTATAAATGGGAATGGACTAAAGAACCTAGCGTAATATCCGGTGAAGTTCAGATTAAAGGAATAAAAAACGGATACAGTGAAGTCTTCAAGCTTGATCAGTTATCATGGAAAAAAAGACAGTCTCTTTCAATGGCTTGGGTTAAACGCGTATCTGATAACAGCTGGGATCGAAAACTGTTACCTGTCATCGAATATGGGCCTGATATTTTCTTAGGGTATGAAGATTATCAATCAACGCAAATCTGGGAACAAAAATGGAAAGAACTTTGGTCACCTCTTGTCTGGACCTATCTGTTTACAGACGTTTTGGCCTGTGATGATTTTATAGCTTTTATTAAAGAAACAGGCCGTGATCACCCTGATTCAGCAGCCCTGACAGAGCGCATGTCCACTACTCTTTGTGATATGTTGCATAATCAAGTGTTCATGTGGGATAAAGTTGCTGAAGTGTTGAGCAAAGCTAAAACAATCGAGTTTTCTTTAAATATTTGGAAACTGCAAACTTGTTATTGGGATAAGGCTCAGAATGGAACTGTTTCTGCTGAACTGAGCGAACTACTTGGATTTGATTTGTAG